The genomic interval CGAGGGCTGCCTGCGCACGCTGCCGTGCCATCTCGGCGGCGCAGAGGCGGCTGACGGTGGCCTCGACGGCTTTTTTGCCGCCCGTCTGACGCGACTTTAACGGCCCCGTAACCGTTCTGCCCCGCAATGGAAAACAAGACGATAACCCTAACGGATCGTTACGGGACCTGTGCACGAAAGGATTTACCGATTAGGCGTCCGCGGCGGACCATAGACGGCGGGCCCCGGTCATGAGCCTCGGGGCGGTGTCGGAACAGGGGCGCATCTGGCGCCTGCTGGCCCATCATGCGTGGCAGGCCGCCTTGCGTTGGCTGCATGGTGGACCGCTGTTCCGGCTGCAGCCGTTTTCCGGTACGCCGGCGCGCCTCCTGATCGCGCCGCAGGACCTGCGCACCGCCGACCAGACCAATGCCATCGACATCTACGGCGGCCGGTTCCTGTTCAGCGGCCATGTTGTGGAGGCGCGCGGTCGCTCGCCGTTTGAGCTCGAAGGCGAGGACCCGGCCTGGCAGCGAGAGTTGCACAGCTTCGGCTGGCTGCGCGACCTCAGGGCCGCCGACAGCCGCGTCGCGCGGCAGAACGCGCGTGCGCTGGTCGACGACTGGATCAAGCATTGCGGCCGCTGGCACCCGATCGGCTGGGAACAGCCCGTCGTTGCCCGCCGGGTCCTGTCCTGGCTGGCGCAGTCACCGCTGGTGCTGGAGGAGGGCGACGCCGACTTCTACCGCCGCTTCCTGCGTTCGCTCGCCCGCCAGGTCCGCTTCCTGCGTCGGACCATCAACGAGACGTCCGACGGAGTGCCGCGTCTGCAGGCGGCGCTGGCGATGGCCGCGGCCAGCGTTTCCATGGCCGGTCAGGGCCGTTTCGTGCGCCAGAGCCTGCGCCGGCTCGACCAAGAATTGCAGCGCCAGATCCTGCCGGACGGCGGCCACATCTCGCGCAACCCGCGCGCGATCCTCGACATCCTGACCGACCTGCTGCCGATCCGGCAGGCCTTCGTCACGCAGGGGCTCGAAACGCCGCCGGCGATGATGCAGGCGGTCGACCGCATGATGCCGATGGTGCGTTTCTTCCGCCACGGCGACGGTGCCTTCGCCCATTTCAACGGCATGGGCTCGACCCCCAACGACCTTGTTGCCACCATCCTGGCCTATGACGACGCCCGTGGCGCGCCGCCGGGCAATGCGCCGCATGTGGGCTACCAGCGGCTGACCGGCGGCGACACGGTGGTGCTGATGGACACCGGCACGCCGCCTGCTGCGGCCCTGAGCGAAACGGCCCATGCCGGCTGTCTGTCGTTCGAGATGTCGTCGGGGCGCCAGCGCATCGTCGTCAACTGCGGTATCTCCGGACGCGCTAGCGAGGGCTGGCGGGCGGTCGCCCGCTCGACCGCCGCCCATTGCACCGCCGGCATCGAGGATACCTCGTCCTGCCGCTTCCTTGCCGAAAGACCGTTCGGACGCTGGCTCGGCGCGCCGGTGATCGCCGGGCCGAGCGTCGTGCCGGTCGATCGCCAGGAGGATGACACCGGGACGCGCGTCACCGCCTCCCACAACGGCTATGCGGCGCGCTTCCATGTCGTGCATGAACGCGACATGCGCCTGGCGCGCGACGGCACCGTGCTCGACGGGCTCGACAGCTTCAACACGCTCGGCCCGCTCGGGCCGCGCGACCGCTACACCATTCGCTTCCACCTGCATCCGGCGATCCGTTCCAGCCTGCTGCGCGCCGGCACGGCGGTGCTGCTGGTCTGCCCCGACGGCGAAGCGTGGGAATTCGACGCGCCGGGCAGCGAACTGGCGCTGGAGGAATCGATCTACCTGTCCGACGTCTTCGGCCATCGCCGGACGACCCAGATCGTGCTCTACGGCCGCATCAGCCTGGCCAGCCAGGTGCCCTGGCAGTTCCGCCGCACGGCCACCGCCAGGCTCAGCCGGCGCGCTCCGTCCGGCTTCGACGGCGAGGAACTGCCGTTCGACGGCTGAGCCGAACGCTCGCCTTCCGTTCCTCCCCCTTTCATGCTAGGGG from Polymorphum gilvum SL003B-26A1 carries:
- a CDS encoding heparinase II/III family protein is translated as MSLGAVSEQGRIWRLLAHHAWQAALRWLHGGPLFRLQPFSGTPARLLIAPQDLRTADQTNAIDIYGGRFLFSGHVVEARGRSPFELEGEDPAWQRELHSFGWLRDLRAADSRVARQNARALVDDWIKHCGRWHPIGWEQPVVARRVLSWLAQSPLVLEEGDADFYRRFLRSLARQVRFLRRTINETSDGVPRLQAALAMAAASVSMAGQGRFVRQSLRRLDQELQRQILPDGGHISRNPRAILDILTDLLPIRQAFVTQGLETPPAMMQAVDRMMPMVRFFRHGDGAFAHFNGMGSTPNDLVATILAYDDARGAPPGNAPHVGYQRLTGGDTVVLMDTGTPPAAALSETAHAGCLSFEMSSGRQRIVVNCGISGRASEGWRAVARSTAAHCTAGIEDTSSCRFLAERPFGRWLGAPVIAGPSVVPVDRQEDDTGTRVTASHNGYAARFHVVHERDMRLARDGTVLDGLDSFNTLGPLGPRDRYTIRFHLHPAIRSSLLRAGTAVLLVCPDGEAWEFDAPGSELALEESIYLSDVFGHRRTTQIVLYGRISLASQVPWQFRRTATARLSRRAPSGFDGEELPFDG